From one bacterium genomic stretch:
- a CDS encoding phosphoribosylformylglycinamidine cyclo-ligase, protein MSSTYATSGVNLDRASAAKKLIAQAAKSTHTANVVRGIGLFGGFYALDGAPDGQVLVASTDGVGTKVLLAAQLGGIGGLGEDLVHHSINDILVCGAKPIFFLDYLAFGKLEPEVAGVLAESLARGCKAHGVALIGGETAEMPGLYAEGHFDLAGTIVGTVRRDRIFDGSRVQRGDVLLGISSSGPHTNGYSLIRKVIESRIESGEIRAVKLSSGTPFVDAVLTPHRCYWNEMESLLAHPSLHAMSHITGGGLVENTERVLREGLELEVDWNAWELPELFRRIQEWGSVEDEEMRRVFNCGIGLVLIVAKDSVEEFHAHFARSGEKIFTIGRVV, encoded by the coding sequence TTGTCCTCGACTTACGCCACATCTGGTGTCAATCTCGACCGTGCCTCGGCGGCAAAGAAGTTGATCGCACAGGCCGCCAAGTCCACACATACTGCCAATGTCGTCAGGGGTATTGGGTTGTTTGGCGGGTTCTATGCGCTGGATGGAGCCCCTGACGGACAGGTTCTCGTTGCCTCAACAGACGGAGTGGGAACGAAGGTTCTACTTGCCGCACAACTGGGAGGTATCGGAGGATTAGGTGAGGACTTGGTTCACCATTCCATTAATGATATTCTGGTTTGTGGTGCGAAGCCCATTTTCTTTCTCGACTATCTTGCTTTTGGAAAGTTGGAGCCGGAAGTTGCAGGAGTTCTGGCTGAGAGTCTGGCGCGAGGCTGCAAAGCGCATGGTGTCGCGTTGATTGGCGGAGAAACGGCCGAGATGCCGGGGCTTTACGCGGAAGGTCATTTTGACTTGGCCGGGACTATCGTGGGGACGGTGAGGCGGGACAGAATCTTCGACGGTTCAAGAGTGCAAAGGGGGGATGTCTTACTTGGAATTTCCTCAAGCGGTCCACATACGAACGGCTACTCGCTCATTCGCAAAGTAATTGAATCGAGAATTGAATCGGGTGAGATTCGAGCGGTGAAGCTCTCAAGTGGAACTCCGTTTGTGGATGCGGTTTTGACTCCGCATCGGTGTTACTGGAATGAGATGGAGTCGCTGCTTGCACATCCGAGTTTACATGCGATGTCGCACATAACGGGCGGAGGATTGGTCGAAAATACTGAACGTGTGCTGCGTGAGGGACTGGAGCTCGAAGTAGATTGGAATGCTTGGGAGTTGCCTGAACTCTTCAGAAGGATTCAGGAGTGGGGGAGTGTGGAAGATGAAGAGATGCGGCGCGTGTTCAATTGCGGCATCGGGTTGGTGCTGATTGTGGCAAAAGATTCCGTGGAAGAGTTTCATGCGCACTTCGCGAGATCAGGCGAGAAGATTTTCACGATAGGGCGCGTGGTGTGA
- a CDS encoding NAD(P)-dependent glycerol-3-phosphate dehydrogenase: MKIAILGAGSWGTALAIHAGGLGNNVRLWAREPEIVYNIKATGRNTRFLPEGILPDTVEATNDLEAALDSAEVYLLVIPLQFVREFVKAQGHLFPDAYCVGTAKGIESSTGKLEHEILMETMPDFEPMKYAALSGPTLAGEVAMGMPTSAVIASASEETSSAMQRVLSSDRLRLYRSSDVIGVEFAGAMKNVIALAAGMVDGMEFGANTKGTLVTRGLAELSRLGSAVGGERKTFAGLSGMGDLVTTCISPRSRNRQVGEYIGRGATLEEALRRTGQVAEGVWTARAALELGRKHNVSVPITEGVCAVLEGRLSAKDAVRGLMERQLKEED, translated from the coding sequence ATGAAGATAGCAATACTGGGAGCCGGGAGCTGGGGGACGGCGCTGGCAATACATGCCGGTGGTTTGGGCAATAACGTGCGGTTGTGGGCGCGCGAACCGGAGATTGTCTACAACATAAAGGCAACCGGAAGGAATACCCGCTTTCTTCCTGAGGGCATTCTGCCTGACACCGTTGAAGCAACGAATGATCTCGAAGCCGCATTGGACAGCGCTGAAGTATATCTGCTTGTGATTCCGCTGCAATTCGTGCGCGAGTTTGTCAAGGCTCAGGGACATTTGTTTCCTGACGCTTACTGCGTTGGTACGGCAAAGGGGATTGAATCATCAACCGGCAAACTGGAACACGAAATTTTGATGGAAACGATGCCAGATTTTGAGCCGATGAAGTATGCGGCCCTTTCCGGTCCGACTTTGGCAGGCGAGGTGGCGATGGGAATGCCCACTTCGGCGGTGATTGCCAGTGCGAGCGAGGAAACAAGCAGCGCCATGCAACGGGTTCTCTCATCGGATCGATTGAGACTTTACCGTTCAAGCGACGTGATCGGAGTCGAGTTTGCCGGCGCAATGAAGAACGTCATTGCGCTAGCGGCCGGGATGGTGGACGGCATGGAGTTCGGCGCGAACACAAAGGGCACTTTAGTCACACGCGGACTTGCCGAGCTTTCGAGACTGGGAAGCGCTGTCGGCGGGGAGCGAAAGACATTCGCAGGCCTGTCCGGTATGGGAGATCTGGTGACAACTTGCATCTCGCCGCGAAGCCGAAACCGTCAAGTCGGCGAGTATATCGGACGCGGGGCGACACTCGAGGAAGCGCTGCGCCGAACGGGGCAGGTAGCGGAAGGAGTTTGGACGGCACGAGCGGCGTTGGAACTCGGACGCAAACATAATGTCAGTGTACCGATTACAGAAGGTGTCTGTGCAGTGCTCGAAGGACGACTCTCGGCAAAGGATGCCGTAAGAGGATTGATGGAACGACAACTTAAAGAAGAAGACTAA
- a CDS encoding response regulator, with product MARILVIDDDHDYRAILREFIENRGHTVLEADSARAGTDVFLREKIDLVVSDFMMPEKSGMELLSELKRIHPKVLFIMVTGFASIETAKEAMRRGAYDILQKPVEMDQLAAVMHRALSTIELQSNLSTVRGVNIALFLSIPLWFGLGYLLFRFLGR from the coding sequence ATGGCCAGAATACTCGTCATTGACGACGATCACGACTATCGCGCGATTTTGCGCGAGTTCATCGAGAACAGGGGGCATACGGTTCTCGAAGCGGATTCCGCACGGGCGGGAACGGATGTTTTCCTGCGGGAGAAGATTGACTTGGTTGTCTCGGACTTCATGATGCCGGAAAAGTCGGGGATGGAATTGCTTTCAGAGTTGAAGAGAATCCATCCGAAGGTGTTGTTCATCATGGTGACGGGTTTTGCTTCCATTGAAACGGCGAAGGAAGCGATGCGGCGCGGGGCTTACGATATTTTGCAGAAGCCGGTTGAAATGGACCAGCTGGCCGCTGTGATGCATCGCGCATTGTCAACAATTGAACTGCAAAGCAATCTATCTACGGTGCGCGGCGTGAACATTGCATTGTTCCTGTCAATTCCGCTATGGTTTGGGCTTGGATACTTGTTGTTTCGCTTTCTGGGACGGTAA
- the plsY gene encoding glycerol-3-phosphate 1-O-acyltransferase PlsY: MSSYLAALIGYVIGGIPTGIWISRLVAGKDPREEGSGSSGATNVSRVLGKKWGIVVLLLDAFKGFAPVYWLAPLLFRDSAASAQVLMACSAVMGHVFTPYANFKGGKGVATAAGAMAAIDPLALLFSLGVWAIVFVVSRRVSPASVLAAIAFPVLMWKIHDGVDTVILIGGIIIAIFLMYTHRQNLARLFLGKEPRFF; this comes from the coding sequence GTGAGTTCGTATCTTGCGGCACTTATTGGCTATGTCATCGGCGGGATACCGACAGGAATCTGGATTTCGCGCTTGGTGGCAGGAAAGGACCCGCGTGAAGAGGGGTCGGGGAGTTCGGGAGCAACAAATGTCTCGCGAGTCTTGGGCAAGAAGTGGGGTATCGTCGTGCTTCTGCTGGACGCGTTCAAGGGATTTGCGCCCGTGTATTGGCTTGCACCTTTGCTGTTTCGAGACAGTGCGGCAAGCGCTCAGGTCTTAATGGCGTGCTCGGCAGTCATGGGACATGTCTTCACTCCATATGCGAATTTCAAGGGCGGCAAAGGCGTGGCAACCGCGGCAGGTGCGATGGCGGCGATCGATCCGCTGGCGCTGCTGTTTTCACTGGGGGTATGGGCAATAGTATTTGTCGTTTCAAGGCGAGTTTCACCGGCATCCGTGCTGGCGGCGATTGCATTTCCGGTGCTGATGTGGAAAATTCATGATGGTGTCGATACTGTGATTCTAATCGGCGGGATCATCATCGCCATTTTTCTGATGTACACTCACCGTCAGAATCTTGCACGGTTGTTTCTCGGCAAGGAGCCGAGGTTCTTCTGA
- the asnS gene encoding asparagine--tRNA ligase: MVTPSAPHVYLEDIAKYDGKDVLLKGWLYNKRSSGKIRFVMLRDGTGLIQCVGSIHDIGDEGFAAVDSLGQESSLMVVGTVKAEPRAPGGYELVLKQVIPVHAAMGEFPISPKEHGTAFLMDNRHLWLRSKRQVAIMRIRHAIVKAIRDFFDGRGFTLFDPPIFTNAACEGTSTLFETDYFGEKAYLSQSGQLYGECGAMALGKIYTFGPTFRAEKSKTRRHLTEFWMIEPEVAYMDMWGAAELAEDMICFVAQRVLETRMEELKTIERDPGVLEKIQKPFPRLSYTDAIDVLKKSGHDIEWGGDIGGDEETTISNQHERPTILYHFPAELKAFYMKRDSQNPKLALGFDVLAPEGKGEVVGGGQREDDYETLVERIKEHGLNVEDFNWFLDLRKYGTVPHSGFGLGLERTVAWMCGLPHVRETIPFPRMISRLKP; this comes from the coding sequence ATGGTGACGCCATCTGCGCCACATGTTTATTTGGAAGACATTGCGAAGTATGACGGAAAGGATGTTTTGCTAAAAGGGTGGCTGTACAATAAGCGCTCGTCGGGCAAGATTCGCTTTGTTATGCTGCGCGACGGCACTGGCTTGATTCAGTGCGTCGGCTCCATCCATGACATCGGAGATGAGGGTTTTGCCGCAGTTGATTCCCTTGGACAGGAATCTTCGCTGATGGTCGTTGGAACCGTGAAGGCCGAACCGCGCGCGCCAGGAGGATACGAGTTAGTTTTGAAGCAGGTTATCCCGGTTCATGCGGCGATGGGAGAGTTTCCAATTTCACCTAAAGAGCATGGGACGGCATTCCTGATGGATAACCGCCACTTGTGGCTTCGAAGCAAGCGCCAGGTGGCCATCATGCGTATTCGTCACGCCATTGTGAAGGCAATTCGGGATTTCTTCGACGGACGCGGTTTCACTTTGTTCGATCCTCCGATATTCACGAATGCCGCCTGTGAGGGCACGTCCACGCTGTTTGAGACGGATTACTTTGGAGAAAAGGCATATCTGTCGCAATCCGGTCAATTATACGGAGAATGCGGAGCGATGGCGCTCGGCAAGATATATACGTTCGGACCGACGTTCCGAGCGGAGAAGTCCAAGACGCGACGTCACTTGACAGAATTCTGGATGATTGAGCCCGAGGTCGCCTACATGGATATGTGGGGAGCCGCGGAGCTCGCAGAGGACATGATCTGTTTTGTTGCCCAGCGAGTACTTGAGACACGTATGGAGGAGCTTAAGACCATCGAGCGTGATCCGGGCGTCCTTGAGAAAATTCAGAAACCGTTCCCCAGACTTAGTTATACGGATGCGATTGACGTACTGAAGAAAAGCGGTCATGACATTGAATGGGGTGGTGATATCGGTGGTGATGAGGAAACGACGATTTCTAATCAGCACGAACGCCCGACCATTCTCTATCATTTTCCTGCGGAATTGAAAGCCTTCTACATGAAACGTGATTCACAGAACCCGAAACTGGCCTTAGGGTTTGATGTACTGGCTCCTGAAGGCAAGGGAGAGGTCGTCGGCGGCGGTCAACGAGAAGATGACTACGAAACTCTGGTGGAGAGAATCAAGGAACACGGGTTGAATGTCGAGGACTTCAATTGGTTCCTTGACTTGCGGAAGTATGGGACGGTGCCTCATTCGGGATTCGGCCTTGGTCTTGAACGGACTGTGGCGTGGATGTGCGGTTTGCCGCATGTACGAGAGACGATCCCGTTCCCACGGATGATATCGAGATTGAAGCCATAG